From Quercus lobata isolate SW786 chromosome 1, ValleyOak3.0 Primary Assembly, whole genome shotgun sequence, one genomic window encodes:
- the LOC115981856 gene encoding G-type lectin S-receptor-like serine/threonine-protein kinase RLK1 — translation MVLVLLHLLVFLLVLLPISSIAQNNGNVTVGNSLTATDNTTSWLSPSGDFAFGFRPLSNQKDLFLLSIWFDKIPDKTVVWYARDDKSLSIGGANPVPRGSKVELDAEKGLVLTGPQGDELWRSNTIVGTVSYGVMSNTGNFVLQDSNFNNLWQSFEDPKDTLLPSQTVERSAGVVLHSRQSETNFSKGRFLLKLQDDGDLVLNTINLPTDNANDPYYNSGTVASVNDSGTAGKQLVFNNSGYIYIQRENNQTFLLSQVKLDSTADFYFRATLNFDGVFTQYSHPKTSNANGSWTSLWSIPDNICHATVSNSGSGTCGYNSICTLKSSDRRPKCDCPTGYSLLDPNEPHGSCQPDFIQGCQEDKLSPGKDLYSFEVLINTDWPNADYAFLKPYTEDLCEQSCMEDCMCAVAIFRAGDSCWKKKLPLSNGRVDESLNGGKAFIKIRNSSSIPPQQGPHFPFNPESRKKNQDNLILVGSVLLGGSLFVNIILIIAICVGVFFIYHKKLKRPMSMSNVNSVETNMRCFTYQELVEATDGFKEELGKGSFGVVYKGAIEMGSSVPVAVKKLHSLVQDNEREFKTEVNVIGQTHHKNLVRLFGFCDEGLQRLLVYEYLSNGTLASFLFGDLKPSWKQRISIAVGIARGLLYLHDECSTQIIHCDIKPQNIILDDYYNARIADFGLAKLLMMDQSQTRTAIRGTKGYVAPEWFRNMPITAKVDVYSFGVMLLEIICCRKSVDVETTEEEKAILTDWAYDCYREGVLDALVEHDMEVLNDREKLEKYVMVAIWCIQEDPFLRPTMRRVTQMLEGVVEVLVPPCPCPFSRTITMS, via the coding sequence ATGGTACTAGTTCTTCTTCACCTTCTTGTTTTCTTACTAGTCCTGCTACCAATTTCTTCTATTGCACAAAATAATGGTAATGTTACTGTTGGCAACTCTCTCACAGCCACAGACAACACCACTTCGTGGCTATCACCTTCTGGTGATTTTGCCTTTGGGTTTCGCCCACTCAGCAACCAGAAAGATCTCTTCCTTCTATCTATTTGGTTTGACAAAATACCAGATAAAACCGTAGTTTGGTATGCTAGAGATGATAAGAGCCTTAGCATCGGTGGTGCTAACCCTGTACCAAGGGGATCAAAAGTTGAGCTAGATGCTGAGAAAGGGCTAGTCCTTACTGGTCCTCAAGGGGATGAGTTATGGAGATCTAATACAATTGTTGGTACTGTATCCTATGGCGTTATGAGCAACACAGGCAACTTTGTACTTCAAGATAGCAActttaataacttatggcagaGCTTCGAAGATCCCAAAGATACATTGTTGCCTTCACAAACTGTGGAAAGATCAGCTGGGGTGGTGCTTCATTCTCGTCAATCAGAGACCAACTTTTCCAAGGGGAGATTTCTCCTAAAGTTGCAGGATGATGGGGATCTTGTGCTCAATACCATAAACTTGCCCACGGATAATGCTAATGACCCTTATTATAATAGTGGAACTGTTGCTAGTGTTAATGATTCGGGTACTGCTGGTAAACAACTGGTGTTCAACAATTCAGGCTACATTTACATTCAGAGAGAGAACAACCAAACGTTTCTTCTAAGCCAGGTAAAGCTAGACTCAACTGCTGATTTCTATTTTAGAGCCACTCTCAACTTTGATGGAGTTTTCACCCAATATTCTCACCCAAAGACATCCAATGCCAATGGAAGCTGGACTTCGCTCTGGTCTATTCCAGATAATATTTGTCACGCTACTGTTTCAAACTCAGGCAGTGGCACTTGTGGATATAACAGTATCTGCACCCTTAAATCATCAGATCGAAGGCCGAAGTGTGATTGCCCCACGGGTTACTCCTTACTTGATCCAAATGAACCGCATGGCAGCTGCCAGCCAGACTTCATACAAGGCTGTCAAGAAGACAAGCTAAGTCCTGGAAAAGATCTGTATTCTTTTGAGGTGCTAATAAATACAGATTGGCCAAACGCAGACTATGCGTTCCTCAAGCCTTATACTGAAGATCTATGCGAACAGTCTTGCATGGAAGATTGTATGTGTGCTGTTGCCATTTTCAGAGCAGGTGATAGTTGTTGGAAGAAGAAGCTACCTCTCTCTAATGGTAGAGTGGACGAGAGCCTTAATGGTGGGAAGGCTTTTATCAAAATCAGAAACAGTAGTTCCATCCCACCTCAGCAGGGTCCTCACTTTCCATTTAATCCAGAATCAAGGAAGAAGAATCAGGACAATTTGATCCTCGTGGGGTCGGTGCTTCTTGGTGGCTCTTTGTTtgttaatattatattaattattgcaATTTGTGTAGGTGTTTTCTTCATTTACCATAAGAAGCTCAAAAGGCCTATGTCTATGAGCAATGTTAATTCTGTGGAGACAAATATGCGATGTTTTACTTACCAAGAACTTGTAGAAGCTACAGATGGGTTTAAGGAAGAATTGGGAAAGGGGTCTTTTGGTGTTGTTTACAAAGGAGCAATAGAAATGGGTTCTAGTGTTCCTGTGGCAGTCAAGAAGTTACATAGTTTGGTTCAAGATAATGAGAGAGAGTTCAAGACTGAGGTGAATGTGATTGGTCAAACACATCACAAAAATCTGGTTCgtttgtttggattttgtgaCGAGGGACTACAACGATTGCTGGTATATGAGTACTTGAGTAATGGCACTTTGGCAAGTTTTCTTTTTGGAGACTTGAAACCCAGTTGGAAGCAGAGAATCAGTATTGCTGTTGGGATTGCGAGAGGACTCTTGTACTTACATGACGAGTGCAGCACCCAGATTATTCATTGTGATATAAAACCTCAGAACATAATTCTTGACGACTACTACAATGCTCGAATAGCTGACTTTGGATTGGCAAAGCTGTTGATGATGGACCAAAGCCAAACTCGTACTGCCATCAGAGGAACAAAAGGGTATGTTGCACCTGAATGGTTTAGGAATATGCCAATCACTGCCAAAgtagatgtttatagttttggtgTCATGCTACTAGAGATAATTTGCTGCCGAAAAAGCGTAGATGTGGAGACAACCGAGGAAGAAAAAGCAATTTTGACCGATTGGGCTTATGACTGCTATAGGGAAGGAGTATTAGATGCTCTAGTTGAACATGATATGGAGGTCTTGAATGACAGAGAGAAGCTGGAGAAGTATGTCATGGTTGCCATTTGGTGCATTCAAGAAGATCCATTTCTTAGACCTACCATGAGGAGGGTAACACAAATGCTTGAGGGTGTTGTTGAAGTGCTTGTTCCACCTTGCCCGTGTCCTTTTAGTAGGACAATAACTATGTCTTAG